The Rhodobacter sp. CZR27 genome includes a window with the following:
- a CDS encoding DMT family transporter encodes MHPLRGIGLKVASVLIFIVMSSLIKATADRVPAGEAVFFRSFFAMPVILVWLVWRRELRVGLRPVNPMGHVWRGLVGTLAMGLGFAGLAYLPLPEVTALGYAAPLLTVIFAAMFLGEEVRAFRISAVALGLAGVLIVLSPRLTVLSGGIGHREAFGAMLVLGGAVFAGLAQVFIRKLVTTEATAAIVFYFSLTATLLSFVTLPFGWVRPTPTEAALLIGAGVLGGIAQILLTSSYRHADASLVAPFEYASMLFALAIGYAVFGETPTLVMLGGASLVVAAGILIIWRERRLGLERARQRRVVTPQG; translated from the coding sequence ATGCATCCGCTTCGCGGCATCGGCCTCAAGGTCGCCTCCGTCCTGATCTTCATCGTCATGTCGTCGCTGATCAAGGCGACGGCCGACCGTGTGCCGGCGGGCGAGGCGGTGTTCTTCCGCTCGTTCTTCGCCATGCCGGTGATCCTTGTCTGGCTGGTCTGGCGGCGCGAGTTGCGCGTGGGCCTGCGGCCCGTGAACCCGATGGGCCATGTCTGGCGCGGGCTGGTGGGAACGCTGGCCATGGGCCTCGGTTTCGCGGGGCTGGCCTACCTGCCGCTGCCCGAGGTGACCGCGCTCGGCTATGCCGCGCCGCTGCTGACGGTGATCTTCGCGGCGATGTTCCTTGGCGAGGAGGTCCGGGCCTTCCGCATCTCGGCCGTGGCGCTGGGACTTGCGGGCGTGCTGATCGTGCTCTCGCCCCGGCTGACGGTGCTGTCGGGCGGCATCGGCCACCGCGAGGCCTTCGGCGCGATGCTGGTGCTGGGCGGCGCCGTCTTTGCCGGGCTCGCGCAGGTCTTCATCCGCAAGCTCGTGACCACCGAGGCGACGGCGGCCATCGTCTTCTACTTTTCGCTGACGGCGACGCTGCTGTCCTTCGTCACCCTGCCCTTCGGCTGGGTCCGCCCCACCCCGACCGAGGCGGCGCTGCTGATCGGCGCGGGCGTTCTCGGCGGTATCGCCCAGATCCTGCTTACGTCGAGCTACCGCCACGCCGATGCCTCGCTGGTGGCGCCCTTCGAATACGCCTCGATGCTGTTCGCGCTGGCCATCGGCTATGCGGTGTTCGGCGAGACGCCGACGCTGGTCATGCTCGGCGGGGCGAGCCTCGTGGTCGCCGCCGGCATCCTCATCATCTGGCGCGAGCGCCGGCTGGGTCTGGAGCGCGCCCGGCAGCGCCGGGTGGTGACGCCGCAGGGCTGA
- a CDS encoding nucleoside/nucleotide kinase family protein: MTPADLAQRIRKEAEGRGRFITALAGPPGAGKSTLAAAVVAALGEGARVVPMDGFHYDDRVLAQRGLTKRKGAPETFDVLGFLHLMHRLREGGEVAIPVFDRQMELSRAAADVVTDEDRFLVVEGNYLLLEKDPWRRLRGFFDLTVFLDVPFPELERRLVQRGMQAGRTPEAAADWANSNDLPNARRVLDRSCPADAVIRWQ; the protein is encoded by the coding sequence ATGACACCCGCAGACCTCGCGCAGCGGATACGGAAGGAAGCCGAAGGCAGGGGGCGGTTCATCACCGCCCTCGCAGGCCCTCCCGGAGCCGGCAAGTCCACGCTTGCCGCCGCCGTGGTGGCAGCCCTGGGAGAGGGCGCCCGCGTCGTGCCGATGGATGGCTTCCACTATGACGACCGGGTGCTCGCGCAGCGCGGGCTGACGAAGCGCAAGGGCGCGCCGGAGACCTTCGACGTGCTGGGCTTCCTTCACCTGATGCACCGGCTGCGCGAGGGTGGCGAGGTCGCGATTCCCGTCTTCGACCGGCAGATGGAACTGTCGCGTGCCGCCGCCGATGTCGTCACCGACGAGGACCGCTTCCTCGTGGTGGAAGGCAACTACCTGCTGCTCGAGAAAGATCCCTGGCGCAGGTTGCGCGGGTTCTTCGACCTGACGGTCTTCCTCGACGTGCCGTTCCCCGAACTGGAGCGGCGGCTGGTCCAGCGGGGGATGCAGGCGGGGCGCACGCCCGAGGCGGCCGCGGACTGGGCGAATTCCAACGACCTTCCCAATGCGCGGCGGGTGCTGGATCGCTCCTGTCCCGCCGATGCCGTGATCCGCTGGCAGTAA
- a CDS encoding ATP-binding cassette domain-containing protein, translating into MEPILKARGLVKRYGKVTALDHCDFDLYPGEILAVIGDNGAGKSSLIKALSGAIKVDEGTIELDGKPMHFTSPLDAREAGIETVYQNLALSPALSIADNMFLGREIRKPGIMGKWFRALDRGAMEARAREKLTELGLMTIQNISQAVETLSGGQRQGVAVARAAAFGSKVVIMDEPTAALGVKESRRVLELILDVKRRGLPIVLISHNMPHVFEVADRVHVHRLGRRLCVIDPKRHSMSDAVALMTGAMKPESLNEFA; encoded by the coding sequence ATGGAACCGATCCTGAAGGCGAGGGGACTCGTCAAGCGCTACGGCAAGGTGACGGCGCTCGATCACTGCGACTTCGATCTCTATCCCGGAGAGATCCTGGCGGTGATCGGCGACAACGGGGCGGGCAAGTCCTCGCTGATCAAGGCGCTCTCGGGCGCGATCAAGGTGGACGAGGGGACGATCGAGCTGGACGGCAAGCCGATGCACTTCACCTCGCCGCTCGACGCACGCGAGGCGGGGATCGAGACGGTCTACCAGAACCTCGCGCTGTCGCCCGCCCTGTCCATCGCCGACAACATGTTCCTCGGCCGCGAGATCCGGAAGCCCGGCATCATGGGCAAGTGGTTCCGCGCCCTCGACCGGGGCGCGATGGAGGCACGGGCCCGCGAGAAGCTGACCGAACTCGGGCTGATGACGATCCAGAACATCAGCCAGGCGGTCGAGACGCTTTCGGGCGGGCAGCGGCAGGGCGTGGCGGTGGCGCGTGCGGCGGCCTTCGGCTCCAAGGTGGTGATCATGGACGAGCCGACGGCGGCGCTGGGCGTCAAGGAAAGCCGCCGCGTGCTGGAACTGATCCTCGACGTGAAGCGGCGCGGCCTGCCCATCGTGCTGATCAGTCACAACATGCCGCATGTCTTCGAGGTGGCGGATCGCGTCCACGTCCACCGGCTGGGGCGCAGGCTCTGCGTGATCGACCCGAAGCGGCACTCGATGTCGGATGCGGTGGCGCTGATGACCGGCGCGATGAAGCCCGAATCGCTCAACGAGTTCGCATGA
- a CDS encoding ABC transporter permease translates to MATETHGPQGFETALNRAPDAVAEFKQRKSAVQRARHLLHQTPSLVPLIVLVVSISIFGALLGQKFFSAFTLTLILQQVAIVGIVGAAQTLVVLTAGIDLSVGAIMVLSSVIMGQFTFRYGIPAPISVLCGLAVGAGIGFINGTLVSRMKLPPFIVTLGMWQIVLAANFLYSANETIRSQDISQNAPILQFFGNTFRIGADEAGRGGAVFTYGAVLLILLVLLIAYVLRQTAWGRHVYAVGDDPEAAELAGVQTKKILLTVYTLSGLICAMAGWVMIGRLGSVSPTAGQFANIESITAVVIGGISLFGGRGSVLGMLFGALIVGVFSLGLKLMGTDPQWTYLLIGVLIIAAVAVDQWIRKAAA, encoded by the coding sequence ATGGCAACGGAAACCCATGGGCCCCAAGGCTTCGAGACCGCGCTGAACCGCGCGCCCGATGCCGTGGCCGAATTCAAGCAGCGGAAGTCCGCGGTGCAGCGCGCCCGGCACCTGCTGCACCAGACGCCGTCGTTGGTGCCGCTTATCGTGCTGGTGGTTTCGATTTCGATCTTCGGGGCGCTCCTCGGGCAGAAGTTCTTCTCGGCCTTCACGCTGACGCTGATCCTGCAGCAGGTGGCGATCGTCGGCATCGTGGGCGCGGCGCAGACCCTCGTCGTGCTGACCGCGGGCATCGACCTGTCGGTCGGGGCGATCATGGTGCTTTCCTCGGTGATCATGGGCCAGTTCACCTTCCGCTACGGCATTCCGGCGCCGATCTCGGTGCTCTGCGGCCTCGCCGTGGGCGCGGGCATCGGCTTCATCAACGGCACGCTGGTGTCGCGCATGAAGCTGCCGCCGTTCATCGTGACGCTCGGCATGTGGCAGATCGTGCTGGCAGCGAACTTCCTCTATTCGGCGAACGAGACCATCCGCTCGCAGGACATCTCGCAGAACGCGCCGATCCTGCAGTTCTTCGGGAACACCTTCCGCATCGGCGCCGACGAGGCCGGCCGGGGTGGCGCGGTCTTCACCTATGGCGCGGTACTGCTGATCCTGCTCGTGCTGCTGATCGCCTATGTCCTGCGCCAGACCGCCTGGGGCCGCCATGTCTATGCCGTGGGCGACGATCCGGAGGCGGCGGAACTGGCCGGCGTGCAGACGAAGAAGATCCTGCTGACGGTCTACACCCTCTCGGGCCTGATCTGCGCCATGGCGGGCTGGGTGATGATCGGGCGGCTGGGGTCGGTCTCTCCCACGGCGGGGCAGTTCGCCAACATCGAATCGATCACGGCCGTGGTGATCGGCGGGATCAGCCTCTTCGGCGGGCGCGGCTCGGTGCTCGGGATGCTCTTCGGGGCGCTGATCGTGGGCGTGTTCTCGCTCGGACTGAAGCTGATGGGCACGGATCCGCAATGGACCTACCTGCTCATCGGCGTGCTCATCATCGCGGCTGTGGCCGTGGACCAGTGGATCAGAAAGGCGGCTGCGTGA
- a CDS encoding sugar ABC transporter substrate-binding protein, whose protein sequence is MTQFKTTLLGGAAALALSAVPALAQEVSACLITKTDTNPFFVKMKEGATAKAQELGITLKSYAGRIDGDSESQVAAIETCIADGAKGIMITASDTKGIVPAVQKARDAGLLVIALDTPLDPIDAADGTFATDNFLAGELIGKWAKAKMGAEAENAKIALLNLDVSQPSVDVLRSQGFLQGFGVDLGDPNRWGDETDPRVVGHEVTQGNEEGGRRAMESLLAQDPTINLVHTINEPAAAGAYEALKSIGREADVLIVSVDGGCPGVQNVKDGVIGATSQQYPLQMAALGVEAIAAFAKDGTKPAPTEGKTFTDTGVALVTDQPVEGVESIDSTKGAELCWG, encoded by the coding sequence GTGACCCAATTCAAGACCACCCTTCTCGGGGGTGCGGCGGCGCTTGCCCTGTCCGCGGTTCCGGCGCTGGCGCAGGAGGTCAGCGCCTGCCTGATCACCAAGACCGACACCAACCCCTTCTTCGTGAAGATGAAGGAAGGCGCCACCGCCAAGGCGCAGGAACTGGGCATCACGCTCAAGTCCTATGCCGGGCGGATCGACGGCGACAGTGAAAGCCAGGTGGCCGCGATCGAGACCTGCATCGCCGACGGCGCGAAGGGGATCATGATCACCGCCTCGGACACCAAGGGCATCGTGCCGGCGGTGCAGAAGGCACGGGACGCGGGGCTTCTGGTGATCGCGCTCGACACGCCGCTTGACCCGATCGACGCGGCCGACGGCACCTTCGCCACCGACAACTTCCTGGCGGGTGAGCTGATCGGCAAGTGGGCCAAGGCCAAGATGGGCGCCGAAGCCGAGAACGCGAAGATCGCGCTGCTGAACCTCGACGTGTCGCAGCCCTCGGTGGACGTTCTGCGCTCGCAGGGCTTCCTGCAGGGCTTTGGCGTGGACCTTGGCGACCCGAACCGCTGGGGCGACGAGACCGACCCGCGCGTGGTGGGCCACGAGGTCACGCAGGGCAACGAGGAGGGCGGCCGCCGCGCGATGGAGAGCCTGCTGGCGCAGGACCCGACCATCAACCTCGTCCATACCATCAACGAACCGGCCGCGGCCGGCGCCTACGAGGCGCTGAAGTCGATCGGCCGCGAGGCCGACGTGCTGATCGTCTCGGTCGATGGCGGCTGCCCGGGCGTGCAGAACGTCAAGGATGGCGTGATCGGCGCCACCTCGCAGCAGTATCCGCTGCAGATGGCGGCGCTGGGCGTCGAGGCCATCGCGGCCTTTGCCAAGGATGGCACGAAGCCTGCGCCGACCGAGGGCAAGACCTTCACCGACACGGGCGTGGCGCTGGTCACCGACCAGCCGGTCGAGGGGGTCGAGTCGATCGACAGCACCAAGGGCGCGGAGCTCTGCTGGGGATGA
- a CDS encoding ROK family transcriptional regulator: MRQGQETVDHPVTSKPRLRGSNQSGMRAHNERLVLSLVRREGALAKSDIARMTGLSAQTVSVIMRALEADGLLRRGEPIRGRIGQPSVPMSLAPDGAYFLGLKIGRRSLELTLIDFLGQPVASRRRIYAYPTPDAVVAFTAEALPAVLRELPPDRRQRVGGMGIAMPFQLWNWVQYVGAPQAEMDAWRNRDIQSELSTLAGMPVHVQNDATAACGAELVFGTGERPKDFLYFYFAYFIGGGLVLNGHLFTGRTGNAAGVGPMPVPGRDGQMRRLLNVASMSVLAQAMERAGEDPSTLWVNPDHWDVSERVLSDWLDDAAAGLASATLSASALVEMDTVMIDGWMPTGIRAEIVRRTTAALHRLDLSGIEPPLIRAGTVGAQARALGAAAIPLSQRYLVEAWGATVES; the protein is encoded by the coding sequence GTGAGACAGGGACAGGAGACGGTGGATCATCCCGTGACGTCCAAGCCGCGTCTGCGCGGCTCGAACCAGAGCGGCATGCGCGCCCACAACGAACGCCTCGTGCTGTCCCTCGTGCGGCGCGAGGGGGCGTTGGCGAAGTCCGACATCGCGCGGATGACCGGGCTTTCCGCGCAGACCGTCTCGGTGATCATGCGAGCGCTCGAGGCCGATGGTCTGCTGCGGCGCGGAGAGCCGATCCGCGGCCGGATCGGCCAGCCCTCGGTGCCGATGTCGCTGGCGCCGGACGGCGCCTATTTCCTCGGGCTGAAGATCGGCCGCCGCTCGCTGGAACTGACGCTGATCGACTTCCTTGGCCAGCCGGTTGCCTCGCGGCGCCGGATCTATGCCTATCCGACCCCCGATGCGGTGGTGGCCTTCACCGCCGAGGCCCTGCCGGCGGTGCTGCGCGAGCTGCCGCCCGACCGGCGCCAGCGCGTCGGCGGCATGGGAATCGCGATGCCGTTCCAGCTCTGGAACTGGGTGCAGTATGTCGGCGCGCCGCAAGCCGAGATGGATGCATGGCGCAACCGCGACATCCAGTCCGAACTGTCGACACTGGCCGGGATGCCGGTCCATGTCCAGAACGACGCGACGGCGGCCTGCGGGGCCGAGCTGGTCTTCGGCACCGGCGAGCGGCCGAAGGACTTCCTGTATTTCTACTTCGCCTATTTCATCGGGGGCGGGCTGGTGCTGAACGGCCATCTCTTCACCGGGCGCACCGGCAACGCGGCAGGGGTCGGGCCGATGCCCGTGCCCGGGCGCGACGGGCAGATGCGGCGGCTGCTGAACGTGGCCTCGATGTCGGTCCTCGCTCAGGCCATGGAACGCGCCGGCGAGGATCCCTCGACCCTGTGGGTGAACCCGGACCACTGGGACGTCAGCGAGCGCGTGCTGTCCGACTGGCTGGACGATGCGGCGGCGGGGCTGGCCTCGGCCACGCTGAGCGCCTCGGCGCTGGTCGAGATGGACACGGTGATGATCGACGGCTGGATGCCCACCGGAATCCGCGCCGAGATCGTCCGGCGCACGACCGCCGCGCTGCACAGGCTGGACCTGTCGGGCATCGAGCCGCCGCTGATCCGCGCCGGCACCGTCGGCGCCCAGGCGCGGGCGCTGGGGGCGGCCGCCATCCCGCTCTCGCAGCGCTATCTGGTCGAAGCCTGGGGCGCGACGGTCGAAAGCTGA
- a CDS encoding monovalent cation/H+ antiporter subunit A, with the protein MSLALIAALPFLGAALPALMIRSGRDASALSAGAVTALALLMLALHAPAVLSGEVVTTRIDWMPALGLNANFFLDGLGLLFAGLILGIGLLIILYACFYLSPRDPMGQFYSYLLLFQGAMLGIVLSDNILLLLVFWELTSLSSFLLIGYWKHLPAGRQGARMALTVTGMGGLSMIAGMLILGGIAGSYDLTVILQSRDAIQASEWYLPALVLILIGCFTKSAQFPFHFWLPHAMAAPTPVSAYLHSATMVKAGLFLMARMWPALAGTPEWFYLVATTGLVTMVMAAKIALFKDDLKALLAFSTVSHLGLVTMLLGFGTTAAATAAIFHIINHATFKAALFMVAGIVDHEAHTRDLKRLGGLRKLMPVTFAIATVATLSMAGIPPLNGFLSKEMMLEEASHTLWAGEAWLMPVFATLGALFSVAYSFRFLAHAFLGPVRDDYPHRPHDPGFGMWAAPAVLVLLVLAIGLAPMAAAGWLVDAAAGATTGEAVHAHIAHWHGLTPALWMSVAAVGGGLVLLGLHGPLMRAWLATPRPEAKRIFDGLIEPLASVAAVASARLHDGALTRYFAIAVTAIVAGGGAAFLSGSHLPGLRALTPVDVVPAVGWVLLVVATVALVLRHHDRLLALILVGVVGLVVSMGFAYLSAPDLALTQILVEVATVMLLLLALNFLPGHSPAESRRGRRLRDVAISVAGGLGAGGLIYALMTRDAAFSSIAGYHLANAKTGGGGTNVVNVILVDFRGYDTFGEITVLGIAALVIFAITETILRAGPANDRLLAWAKGHRKGGDRHPLLLVVATRMMLPVALMVGIFIFLRGHNLPGGGFIAGLVVAIAALMQYMASGFGWSAARKRVEYHALIACGVLVAAGAGVGSWFAGRPFLTSAYGYVHLPPLEEFELATAMIFDTGVFLAVLGAVMLALASISRIAVRAGEEVASAPYDIDLPRDGFGER; encoded by the coding sequence ATGTCCCTGGCCCTGATTGCAGCCCTTCCCTTCCTTGGCGCCGCTCTGCCTGCCCTCATGATCCGGTCGGGCCGCGATGCCAGCGCCCTGTCGGCCGGTGCGGTCACCGCCCTCGCCCTGCTGATGCTGGCCCTTCATGCACCCGCCGTCCTGTCGGGAGAGGTGGTCACGACGCGCATCGACTGGATGCCGGCGCTGGGGCTGAATGCCAACTTCTTCCTTGACGGGCTGGGGCTTCTCTTTGCCGGGCTGATCCTGGGGATCGGGCTTCTCATCATCCTCTACGCGTGCTTCTACCTCAGCCCGCGCGACCCGATGGGGCAGTTCTACAGCTATCTGCTGCTGTTCCAGGGCGCGATGCTGGGGATCGTGCTTTCGGACAACATCCTGCTCCTGCTGGTGTTCTGGGAACTGACGTCGCTCTCGTCCTTCCTGCTCATCGGCTACTGGAAGCACTTGCCCGCGGGCCGGCAGGGCGCGCGGATGGCGCTGACCGTCACCGGCATGGGCGGGCTCTCGATGATCGCGGGCATGCTGATCCTGGGCGGAATCGCCGGCAGCTACGACCTGACGGTGATCCTTCAGTCGCGCGATGCGATCCAGGCGTCCGAGTGGTATCTGCCCGCGCTCGTGCTGATCCTGATCGGCTGCTTCACCAAGTCGGCGCAGTTCCCGTTCCATTTCTGGCTGCCGCACGCGATGGCCGCACCGACGCCGGTGTCGGCCTATCTGCATTCGGCCACGATGGTGAAGGCGGGGCTGTTCCTGATGGCGCGGATGTGGCCCGCGCTGGCCGGCACGCCCGAATGGTTCTACCTCGTCGCCACGACCGGCCTCGTGACCATGGTGATGGCGGCGAAGATCGCGCTGTTCAAGGACGACCTGAAGGCGCTGCTGGCCTTTTCCACCGTGTCGCATCTGGGCCTTGTCACCATGCTGCTGGGCTTCGGCACGACCGCGGCCGCGACGGCGGCGATCTTCCACATCATCAACCACGCGACCTTCAAGGCGGCGCTGTTCATGGTGGCCGGCATCGTCGATCACGAGGCGCACACCCGAGACCTGAAGCGGCTCGGCGGGCTTCGGAAACTGATGCCGGTGACATTCGCCATCGCGACCGTGGCCACCCTGTCGATGGCCGGCATCCCGCCGCTGAACGGCTTCCTGTCGAAGGAAATGATGCTCGAGGAAGCCTCGCACACCTTGTGGGCCGGCGAGGCGTGGCTGATGCCGGTCTTCGCGACGCTGGGGGCGCTGTTCTCGGTGGCCTATTCCTTCCGCTTCCTCGCCCACGCCTTCCTCGGGCCGGTGCGCGACGACTATCCCCACCGCCCGCACGACCCGGGCTTCGGCATGTGGGCGGCGCCTGCCGTTCTGGTGCTGCTCGTGCTGGCGATCGGCCTCGCTCCGATGGCCGCGGCGGGCTGGCTGGTCGATGCGGCCGCCGGCGCCACCACGGGCGAGGCCGTGCACGCCCATATCGCGCACTGGCACGGGCTGACGCCCGCGCTCTGGATGTCGGTGGCGGCGGTGGGCGGCGGTCTCGTGCTGCTCGGGCTGCACGGGCCGCTGATGCGCGCCTGGCTCGCCACGCCGCGGCCCGAGGCGAAGCGGATCTTCGACGGCCTGATCGAGCCGCTCGCCTCGGTGGCGGCGGTGGCCAGCGCCCGGCTGCACGACGGCGCGCTGACCCGCTATTTCGCCATTGCCGTCACCGCGATCGTGGCGGGCGGAGGCGCCGCCTTCCTGTCCGGCAGCCATCTGCCCGGCCTCCGCGCCCTGACGCCGGTGGATGTGGTGCCGGCGGTGGGCTGGGTTCTGCTGGTCGTGGCGACGGTGGCGCTGGTGCTGCGCCATCACGACCGGCTGCTCGCCCTGATCCTCGTGGGCGTGGTCGGCCTCGTCGTCTCGATGGGCTTTGCCTATCTCTCGGCCCCCGACCTCGCCCTGACGCAGATCCTGGTCGAGGTCGCCACGGTGATGCTGCTGCTGCTCGCCCTGAACTTCCTGCCCGGCCACAGCCCGGCGGAAAGCCGCAGGGGCCGCCGCCTCCGCGATGTGGCGATCTCGGTCGCGGGCGGCCTGGGTGCAGGTGGGCTGATCTACGCCCTGATGACGCGCGACGCGGCCTTTTCCAGCATCGCGGGATACCACCTTGCCAATGCCAAGACGGGCGGCGGCGGGACAAACGTGGTCAACGTGATCCTGGTCGATTTCCGCGGCTATGACACCTTCGGCGAGATCACGGTGCTTGGCATCGCGGCGCTGGTGATCTTCGCGATCACCGAGACCATCCTGCGCGCCGGTCCGGCGAACGACCGCCTGCTCGCCTGGGCGAAGGGCCACCGGAAGGGCGGCGACCGTCACCCGCTGCTGCTGGTGGTGGCCACGCGCATGATGCTGCCGGTGGCGCTGATGGTCGGGATCTTCATCTTCCTGCGCGGCCACAACCTGCCGGGGGGCGGCTTCATCGCCGGCCTCGTGGTCGCCATCGCCGCGCTGATGCAATACATGGCCTCGGGCTTCGGCTGGTCAGCGGCGCGCAAGCGCGTCGAATACCATGCGCTGATCGCCTGCGGAGTGCTTGTCGCGGCGGGGGCAGGCGTGGGGTCCTGGTTCGCCGGGCGGCCGTTCCTTACCTCGGCCTACGGCTATGTCCACCTGCCGCCGCTGGAGGAGTTCGAACTGGCCACGGCCATGATCTTCGACACGGGGGTGTTCCTTGCGGTGCTGGGCGCGGTGATGCTGGCGCTGGCCTCGATCTCGCGCATCGCGGTGCGGGCCGGGGAAGAGGTCGCCTCGGCGCCCTATGACATCGACCTGCCCCGCGACGGCTTCGGAGAGCGCTGA
- a CDS encoding Na+/H+ antiporter subunit C, whose amino-acid sequence MEVLVASAVGILTAAGIYLILRLRTFPVIVGLALLSYAVNVFIFASGRLAVGLPPVLSKAAQGYTDPLTQALVLTAIVISFGMTAVIVMLALGAFLESGSDRIDTDDEGEA is encoded by the coding sequence ATGGAGGTCCTCGTCGCTTCCGCCGTGGGCATCCTGACGGCCGCCGGCATCTACCTGATCCTCCGGCTCAGGACCTTCCCGGTCATCGTCGGGCTCGCGCTGCTCAGCTATGCCGTCAACGTCTTCATCTTCGCGAGCGGGCGGCTCGCGGTCGGCCTGCCGCCAGTGCTGTCCAAGGCGGCGCAGGGCTATACCGATCCGCTGACGCAGGCGCTGGTGCTGACGGCCATCGTGATCTCGTTCGGCATGACGGCCGTGATCGTGATGCTCGCGCTCGGCGCCTTCCTCGAAAGCGGATCCGACCGGATCGACACCGACGACGAGGGCGAGGCATGA
- a CDS encoding monovalent cation/H+ antiporter subunit D, whose protein sequence is MNHWIIAPVVLPAILAPLIVLFMRHDLVLQRVFSLAGTGALCGVAAVLLVTAGSAPPEAYFLGNWPAPFGIVLVLDRLAALMVALTAFLALMVQLYVIGTDWDTRGQHFHALFQFQLMGICGAFLTGDAFNLFVFFEVLLIASYGLMIHGGGRVRLRSGVQYVAYNLLGSTLFLFALATIYSVTGTLNMADLAVKVAALPEGDAALVRVAGVLLLMVFAIKGALVPFQFWLPGTYALAPGPVAALFAVMTKVGAYAVIRVFSLIFPSGTAATAGLFADLLLPAALVTLALGAVGVLGAASLGRLAAFGAIASMGTLFTAISGFRPETTAAALFYLVHSTLATAVLFLVADLVTDRRHDDALSRPRPPIAQEGLIAALFFAGCIAMAGMPPLSGFLGKLQILDAMRGRGMAVVWATILGTSLVMIVGFARAGSLLFWKSHETLSESEPHRPESLGFVAVGGLLAGLVALTLAAGPLSGQFASIADELHARTPYIEANALPERQP, encoded by the coding sequence ATGAACCACTGGATCATCGCCCCCGTCGTCCTGCCGGCGATCCTCGCGCCGCTCATCGTGCTGTTCATGCGGCACGATCTCGTGCTGCAACGGGTGTTCTCGCTTGCCGGCACCGGGGCGCTCTGCGGGGTGGCCGCCGTCCTGCTCGTCACCGCCGGTTCCGCCCCGCCCGAGGCCTATTTCCTCGGCAACTGGCCCGCGCCGTTCGGGATCGTGCTGGTGCTCGACCGGCTGGCCGCGCTGATGGTGGCGCTGACCGCCTTCCTTGCGCTGATGGTGCAGCTTTACGTCATCGGCACCGACTGGGACACGCGGGGGCAGCATTTCCACGCGCTGTTCCAGTTCCAGCTGATGGGGATCTGCGGCGCGTTCCTCACCGGCGACGCCTTCAATCTGTTCGTGTTCTTCGAGGTGCTGCTGATCGCGAGCTATGGCCTGATGATCCACGGCGGCGGAAGGGTCAGGCTGCGCTCGGGCGTGCAATACGTGGCCTACAACCTTCTCGGCTCGACCCTCTTCCTGTTCGCGCTGGCCACGATCTATTCGGTGACCGGCACGCTGAACATGGCCGATCTGGCGGTGAAGGTCGCAGCCCTCCCCGAGGGCGATGCGGCGCTGGTCCGGGTGGCCGGGGTGCTTCTGCTGATGGTCTTCGCGATCAAGGGCGCGCTGGTGCCGTTCCAGTTCTGGCTGCCGGGCACCTATGCCTTGGCGCCGGGGCCGGTCGCCGCGCTGTTCGCCGTGATGACCAAGGTCGGCGCCTATGCGGTGATCCGGGTCTTCAGCCTGATCTTCCCGTCGGGGACCGCAGCGACGGCGGGCCTTTTCGCGGATCTGCTGCTGCCGGCGGCGCTGGTGACGCTGGCGCTCGGCGCGGTAGGCGTGCTGGGGGCGGCAAGCCTCGGGCGGCTCGCGGCCTTCGGCGCCATCGCCTCGATGGGCACGCTGTTCACCGCGATCTCCGGCTTCCGGCCCGAGACGACGGCGGCCGCGCTGTTCTACCTCGTCCACTCGACGCTTGCGACGGCGGTGCTGTTCCTCGTCGCGGACCTCGTGACCGACCGGAGGCATGACGACGCCCTGTCCCGCCCGCGCCCGCCCATCGCGCAGGAGGGGCTGATCGCCGCGCTGTTCTTCGCCGGGTGCATCGCCATGGCCGGGATGCCGCCGCTGTCGGGCTTCCTTGGCAAGCTGCAGATCCTTGACGCGATGCGGGGTCGGGGAATGGCGGTCGTCTGGGCCACGATCCTTGGCACCTCGCTGGTGATGATCGTGGGCTTCGCCCGCGCCGGCAGCCTGCTGTTCTGGAAGTCGCACGAAACGCTGTCCGAGAGCGAGCCGCACCGGCCGGAGTCCCTGGGCTTCGTCGCGGTCGGGGGGCTGCTGGCGGGGCTTGTCGCGCTGACGCTGGCGGCGGGGCCGCTGAGCGGGCAGTTCGCCTCGATCGCGGACGAGTTGCACGCGCGCACGCCCTATATCGAGGCCAATGCGCTGCCGGAGCGTCAGCCATGA